In one Antennarius striatus isolate MH-2024 chromosome 1, ASM4005453v1, whole genome shotgun sequence genomic region, the following are encoded:
- the LOC137592289 gene encoding gonadotropin subunit beta-1-like, translating into MFQRVTEETSTTTAEPYRRLPCTKQRMQLVVMAAVLLLVRTGHSCILGCHPTNVSILVESCGIIESVHTTMCAGHCYLEYPVYIGHGDRAEQSICNGEWSYEVKHIKGCPVSVTYPVAKHCSCTTCNEGNTDCGRLLEDIPSCLLF; encoded by the exons ATGTTTCAGAGGGtgacagaagaaacaagcaCGACCACAGCAGAACCCTACAG ACGTCTGCCCTGCACCAAGCAGAGGATGCAGTTGGTTGTCATGgcagcagtgctgctgctggtgaggACGGGGCACAGCTGCATCCTCGGTTGTCATCCAACCAACGTCAGCATCCTCGTTGAGAGCTGTGGCATTATCGAGTCCGTCCACACCACCATGTGTGCGGGGCATTGCTATCTTGAG TATCCTGTCTACATCGGCCATGGTGACCGGGCTGAACAGAGCATCTGTAACGGGGAGTGGTCCTATGAAGTCAAACACATTAAAGGATGTCCAGTGAGCGTCACCTACCCAGTGGCCAAACACTGCAGCTGTACAACCTGCAACGAAGGAAACACGGACTGCGGGCGCCTTCTTGAAGATATTCCCAGCTGTCTGCTCTTTTAA